The Emcibacteraceae bacterium genome window below encodes:
- a CDS encoding pyridoxamine 5'-phosphate oxidase family protein → MSQARAKKRGYDLESRPENQSRRRHLVKDDEWITDFIKRAPFGYFATRWDDQPFVHPMTFWYDEDKHCLYMHGAMIGRRDANTKRHEKIAFCASEMGRLLPSNRALNFSAQFRSVMAFGDVVEVTSEEEQKHAFYGLIKKYFSEMELNRDFSPIIQEDLDRTRAYRIDINSWSGKENWKEETPVNPDFPPLDEKWLKDDSFPMSYGKMG, encoded by the coding sequence ATGTCACAGGCAAGAGCAAAAAAACGCGGCTACGATCTTGAAAGCCGCCCGGAAAATCAGTCCCGCCGTCGTCATCTGGTCAAGGATGATGAATGGATCACCGATTTTATCAAACGGGCGCCTTTTGGCTATTTTGCCACGCGCTGGGATGATCAGCCATTCGTGCATCCGATGACATTCTGGTATGACGAGGATAAACATTGCCTTTATATGCATGGGGCAATGATCGGACGGCGCGATGCCAATACCAAACGGCATGAGAAAATTGCCTTTTGTGCTTCCGAAATGGGGCGACTCCTGCCGAGCAACCGGGCTCTTAATTTTTCGGCGCAGTTCCGGTCCGTCATGGCCTTTGGCGATGTGGTTGAGGTCACATCCGAAGAAGAACAGAAACATGCCTTTTACGGACTGATAAAAAAATATTTTTCTGAAATGGAATTGAACCGGGATTTTAGTCCGATTATCCAGGAAGATCTTGACCGGACACGAGCATACCGCATTGATATCAATAGCTGGAGCGGTAAGGAAAACTGGAAGGAGGAAACGCCGGTTAATCCTGATTTTCCTCCGCTGGATGAAAAATGGCTTAAGGATGACAGCTTTCCCATGTCCTACGGGAAAATGGGCTAG
- a CDS encoding PLP-dependent aminotransferase family protein produces MASLYFDLDRQSQTPLHRQLIGHLKNHMVSGDLKRGEKLPSSRTLARGLNISRIVTLTAYEQLIAEGYLVTKAGAGTFVSDNIITPGTDPVKDYKGPDWFNPSRISLPIDDDNKNNARFDFSIGHPASELFPKNNWRRAWRKALDHSQSNARSDRAGEKTLREEIAAFLLRTRNIKCHADNIIITSGAAETLRLLAKATAEFAPMTFVENPGFKIAWHWLDGGGELTAVNIDENGLITRDLPKNVGRPAMLFCTPSHQFPLGFRLSLKRRNDILKWATENDALILEDDYDSEFHYDTMPLPTLKAQDESGHVVYFSSFSKSISPNIKIGYLIAPEKIATVLKNIIAAEHAEPPQLMQIAMAAFIADGSLDKHIAKSRRHYTKLNRIMQQKLTELPAGVKISGLDSGIHAFMSFDKMPHKLIKKLEERSFYLSHQISTGGWHGFALGYGHFKENELSVALDELVAQIWKLYPEL; encoded by the coding sequence ATGGCCAGTTTATATTTTGATCTCGACCGACAATCACAGACACCGCTTCACCGGCAGCTGATTGGCCATCTTAAAAATCACATGGTCTCCGGTGATTTAAAAAGGGGTGAGAAATTACCGTCAAGCCGCACCCTCGCCCGGGGTTTAAATATATCGCGCATTGTCACGCTAACCGCCTATGAACAGCTTATAGCCGAAGGGTATCTGGTAACCAAAGCTGGGGCTGGCACCTTTGTCAGTGATAATATCATCACCCCGGGCACTGACCCCGTGAAAGACTATAAAGGACCGGACTGGTTTAATCCGTCCAGGATAAGCTTGCCCATTGATGATGATAATAAAAATAATGCCCGTTTTGATTTTTCCATCGGCCACCCGGCAAGTGAACTTTTCCCGAAAAATAACTGGCGGCGGGCCTGGCGCAAGGCACTTGATCATTCCCAGTCCAATGCCCGCTCGGATCGGGCCGGGGAAAAAACGCTGCGCGAGGAAATTGCCGCCTTTCTGCTCCGGACCCGCAATATCAAATGTCATGCCGACAACATAATAATCACATCCGGCGCCGCCGAAACCTTAAGACTGCTGGCAAAGGCAACTGCCGAATTTGCGCCCATGACCTTCGTTGAGAATCCCGGCTTCAAAATAGCCTGGCACTGGCTTGACGGCGGCGGCGAGCTGACCGCGGTCAATATTGATGAAAACGGGTTGATTACCCGGGATTTACCCAAAAATGTAGGGCGACCGGCTATGCTATTCTGTACCCCTTCCCATCAGTTTCCGCTGGGCTTTCGACTTAGCCTTAAACGTCGCAATGATATCTTAAAATGGGCAACAGAAAATGACGCCCTGATATTGGAAGATGATTATGACAGCGAATTTCATTATGACACTATGCCACTGCCAACCCTTAAAGCCCAGGACGAAAGCGGCCATGTGGTTTATTTTTCATCCTTTTCCAAAAGCATCAGTCCCAATATCAAAATCGGCTATCTGATTGCCCCGGAAAAAATTGCCACAGTACTTAAAAATATTATTGCCGCCGAACATGCCGAACCCCCGCAATTGATGCAGATAGCCATGGCAGCTTTCATTGCTGATGGCTCGCTTGATAAACATATCGCTAAATCTCGTCGTCATTACACAAAGCTTAACAGGATCATGCAGCAAAAGCTCACCGAATTGCCCGCAGGCGTTAAAATTTCCGGCCTTGATAGCGGCATCCACGCATTCATGTCTTTTGATAAAATGCCGCATAAACTGATTAAAAAACTGGAGGAAAGGTCATTTTACCTGTCCCATCAGATCAGCACCGGTGGCTGGCACGGCTTTGCCCTTGGCTATGGGCATTTTAAGGAAAATGAGTTAAGCGTCGCCCTTGATGAACTGGTTGCACAGATTTGGAAATTATACCCCGAACTGTAA
- a CDS encoding DcaP family trimeric outer membrane transporter produces MLYLKEMRIAALIIALIAMSIGVKQANAEGVDVDFGGFIKVNAALATNGVNGIDDASGSYNADLLFASENKGSRFGINAKETRLYVGINKNDTPFGPIKAYVEGNFGVESNADGNRVEAYGTSNTRFVLRHAYVEVGNFLIGQTISTFIDPKSFLDILDYGGNSAVTFARQPMVRYTFGAGEFSLRLALENPTSNLGDYDITDDQRIPDFVGRIDFDPSWGHLSVAGIMRELRIDNGQFEAHKMTGGVIITAHKEIIPGKFEIVGQFLRGGIGHYGAFSAFADGIVLDDGQGGKYIDPVDIQGATFSTTMHFTEKLRSTVAVSWAESLDPGHNQQTLGTGHAIENVKSLHANIFYDLIKNFMIGFEYKKLIGELTDQTKPNVDRYQLSVLYTF; encoded by the coding sequence ATGTTATATTTAAAAGAAATGAGAATTGCCGCTTTAATCATTGCATTGATCGCAATGTCCATAGGTGTAAAACAGGCAAATGCAGAAGGCGTGGATGTTGATTTTGGGGGCTTTATAAAGGTCAATGCGGCCCTCGCAACAAATGGGGTTAACGGCATTGATGATGCCTCTGGTTCTTATAATGCTGATTTATTATTTGCGTCCGAAAATAAAGGATCACGATTTGGCATCAATGCCAAGGAAACCCGACTTTATGTCGGCATTAATAAAAATGATACACCATTTGGCCCAATCAAAGCTTATGTTGAAGGAAATTTTGGTGTTGAAAGCAATGCAGATGGTAACCGCGTCGAAGCCTATGGCACCAGCAATACCCGCTTTGTGCTTCGTCATGCCTATGTTGAAGTGGGAAATTTCCTGATCGGACAGACAATCAGCACATTTATTGATCCAAAAAGCTTTCTGGATATACTGGATTATGGCGGTAATTCCGCAGTCACTTTTGCCCGCCAGCCCATGGTGCGTTACACGTTTGGTGCGGGGGAATTTTCACTGCGCCTGGCACTTGAAAATCCCACATCAAACCTTGGCGATTATGATATTACCGATGATCAGCGCATACCCGATTTTGTCGGCCGGATAGATTTTGACCCATCCTGGGGCCATTTGTCTGTTGCCGGAATAATGCGGGAACTGCGCATTGATAATGGTCAGTTTGAAGCTCATAAAATGACAGGTGGGGTGATCATCACCGCCCATAAGGAAATTATTCCGGGAAAGTTCGAAATAGTTGGTCAGTTTCTTCGCGGCGGAATCGGTCATTACGGGGCATTTTCGGCCTTTGCCGATGGCATCGTGCTGGATGACGGGCAGGGGGGTAAATATATTGACCCAGTTGACATTCAGGGGGCAACATTCAGCACCACCATGCATTTTACAGAAAAACTTCGGTCAACTGTTGCCGTTTCCTGGGCGGAAAGCCTTGACCCCGGTCATAATCAGCAGACATTGGGGACAGGGCATGCCATCGAAAATGTAAAATCGCTTCATGCGAATATATTTTATGATCTGATCAAAAATTTTATGATCGGCTTTGAATATAAAAAACTGATTGGCGAGCTTACCGATCAGACAAAACCCAATGTTGACCGCTATCAGCTCTCCGTGCTTTATACATTCTAA